A part of Bdellovibrionota bacterium genomic DNA contains:
- a CDS encoding glycosyltransferase family 2 protein, translating to MFIPMYNEETNAGIVLPTLQRTLQSLTEDYEIVVVDDASRDRTVPLVEDYARRDPRIRLVRHEKNLGYGASLRTGFLSVTKEIVFYTDADVPIDFEILRSVVPLMEENPAIVGYRLDRHDTWRRWLFSQAYNLLLRLLFGLRVRDVNFSFKLIRKRAVDDFKSRLRSKSVFIDGEILVQLTRLGYAIREWPVEYRPRKFGLSTLGTWRQAWMTLTEIRDFYFRRGAWSDLIPSPKQ from the coding sequence GTGTTCATCCCGATGTACAACGAGGAAACCAACGCCGGGATTGTTTTACCGACGCTTCAGCGAACCCTTCAGAGCCTGACGGAGGATTACGAGATCGTGGTGGTCGACGACGCCAGCCGGGATCGCACGGTTCCGCTGGTGGAGGATTACGCTCGCCGGGACCCGCGGATCCGACTGGTTCGCCACGAAAAAAACCTGGGATACGGGGCCTCGCTGCGGACCGGATTTCTGAGCGTGACGAAGGAAATCGTGTTTTACACGGATGCGGACGTGCCGATCGATTTCGAAATCCTTCGAAGCGTGGTGCCGCTGATGGAAGAAAACCCGGCGATCGTTGGTTATCGTCTGGACCGCCACGACACCTGGAGACGCTGGTTATTTTCTCAAGCGTACAATCTTTTGCTTCGCCTTCTTTTTGGCCTGCGCGTCCGCGACGTCAATTTTTCGTTCAAGCTCATTCGAAAGCGGGCCGTGGACGATTTTAAGAGTCGACTTCGATCCAAAAGCGTTTTCATCGACGGCGAGATTTTGGTTCAGCTGACGCGGTTGGGGTACGCCATTCGGGAATGGCCGGTTGAATATCGGCCGAGGAAATTCGGACTTTCGACGTTGGGTACTTGGCGCCAGGCCTGGATGACGCTTACGGAAATCCGGGATTTTTATTTTCGGCGCGGTGCTTGGTCGGATCTCATCCCTTCGCCGAAGCAATAG
- a CDS encoding c-type cytochrome domain-containing protein, protein MKTSRAVACALAIGLCACGSDSSTTPPQPTLSSIQTEVFNNSCTFSACHNDDSAQGNLRLTSGNSFSQLVNVSAFNSAAAAAGKLRVVPGDPDNSFLIQKLEGPSADEGTRMPQTSGFLPQATIDVIRHWITNGAQDN, encoded by the coding sequence ATGAAAACATCCCGGGCCGTCGCTTGCGCGCTTGCGATCGGTCTGTGTGCGTGCGGTTCCGACAGTTCGACGACACCCCCACAGCCGACGCTCTCCAGCATACAAACGGAAGTCTTTAACAACTCCTGCACATTTTCGGCTTGCCACAACGACGATTCGGCGCAGGGAAATCTCCGGTTAACTTCAGGGAATTCCTTTTCTCAGCTCGTCAATGTATCCGCCTTCAACAGCGCTGCAGCTGCCGCGGGAAAACTCCGGGTGGTCCCCGGCGATCCCGATAACAGTTTTCTTATCCAGAAACTGGAGGGGCCAAGTGCCGATGAAGGAACCCGGATGCCCCAGACCTCCGGCTTCCTGCCTCAAGCGACGATCGATGTGATTCGCCACTGGATTACAAACGGCGCACAAGATAATTAG
- a CDS encoding peptide MFS transporter — protein sequence MTPAARRMEKGIFGHPRGLMTLFFTEMWERFSYYGMRALLILFMVAPATNGGLGFDTPKAARIYGWYTALVYMLAIPGGFAADRFLGLKNAVLVGGIIIALGHFSMAIPSITTFFLGLGLIVIGTGLLKPNVSSLVGALYEENDRRRDAGFSIFYMGINLGAFLAPLVTGYLGQKINWHYGFVAAGVGMTFGLIQYVLGRGNLRDPVVSRDSTPARGSNWINPKFLGLAAVYVGSLIAANYVLKPLGALGELLYILWLYMPPVWIIAKSMSEGAKETERKRIWAIVVLFIFSALFWAAFEQAGSSLNLFADRFTRTTLLNWNFPSSWFQSVNSIFIILLAAGFAWFWLKLGTHEPSIPSKFAYGLLFVGLGFLAVAIAAIFSGPDKSKVSPMWLILVYLCHTIGELCLSPVGLSAVTKLAPARHAGLAMGVWFLSLSMGNKIGGWVAGFFESFPLPKLFGTVFLTTACAALLLAFVVKPIKNLMSGVH from the coding sequence ATGACACCGGCGGCACGCAGGATGGAGAAGGGGATTTTCGGTCACCCCCGGGGACTGATGACGCTCTTTTTCACGGAAATGTGGGAGCGGTTCAGTTACTACGGCATGCGCGCGCTTTTGATTCTGTTCATGGTGGCGCCCGCGACAAACGGCGGCCTCGGCTTCGATACCCCCAAAGCAGCCCGTATTTACGGCTGGTACACGGCGCTGGTATACATGCTCGCGATTCCCGGCGGCTTCGCCGCCGACCGCTTCCTGGGTCTTAAAAACGCGGTCCTCGTCGGCGGGATCATTATCGCTCTGGGGCATTTCAGCATGGCGATTCCGTCGATCACGACGTTCTTTCTGGGCCTCGGTTTGATCGTCATCGGCACCGGCCTTTTAAAGCCGAATGTCAGTTCGCTCGTAGGTGCATTGTACGAAGAGAATGACCGACGGCGCGACGCCGGATTTTCGATTTTTTATATGGGGATCAACTTAGGCGCTTTTCTCGCGCCGCTTGTAACCGGCTATCTCGGCCAGAAGATCAACTGGCATTATGGATTTGTGGCGGCCGGAGTCGGAATGACGTTCGGATTAATTCAATACGTACTGGGCCGAGGAAACCTGAGAGATCCGGTCGTTTCACGAGATTCCACACCTGCCCGTGGATCGAACTGGATCAACCCGAAGTTTCTGGGCCTGGCGGCCGTCTATGTCGGATCTCTCATCGCCGCGAATTATGTCCTCAAACCGCTCGGAGCCTTGGGTGAACTCCTCTACATCCTTTGGCTCTATATGCCCCCGGTTTGGATTATAGCCAAATCAATGTCCGAAGGCGCGAAAGAGACGGAACGCAAGAGAATCTGGGCGATCGTCGTCCTCTTCATTTTTTCCGCTCTCTTTTGGGCCGCATTCGAGCAGGCGGGGTCCAGCCTCAACCTTTTCGCCGACCGCTTCACTCGAACGACGTTACTGAATTGGAATTTCCCCTCCAGCTGGTTTCAATCCGTGAATTCGATCTTTATCATTTTGCTGGCGGCAGGTTTTGCGTGGTTTTGGCTCAAGCTCGGAACGCACGAGCCCTCGATACCTTCGAAATTTGCGTATGGTCTTCTCTTTGTCGGCCTCGGATTTCTTGCCGTGGCGATCGCCGCGATTTTTTCGGGTCCCGACAAATCGAAGGTCAGTCCGATGTGGTTGATCCTCGTCTATTTGTGTCACACGATCGGCGAACTTTGTTTGAGCCCCGTCGGATTGAGCGCCGTAACGAAATTGGCTCCCGCCCGCCATGCCGGGTTGGCCATGGGTGTCTGGTTTCTTTCCCTCTCAATGGGCAACAAAATCGGCGGCTGGGTCGCCGGGTTCTTTGAATCGTTTCCTTTACCGAAGCTGTTTGGAACCGTGTTTCTGACCACCGCTTGCGCTGCGCTCCTTTTGGCCTTCGTCGTCAAGCCGATCAAAAACCTAATGAGCGGCGTACACTGA
- a CDS encoding MFS transporter has product MISPTVFVLGVVSLLTDLSSEMIYPLLPVFLSNVLGAEAVALGMIEGVAEATASIMKVFSGIWTDRAGKRKPLIVWGYGLAGFARPLIGLAGAWPHVLFLRFADRIGKGIRTSPRDALIADVTEPADRGSAYGVQRSMDHIGGVLGPLVAAGCMSFFGIPLRTVFVLAAVPAVLAFATLIFGVREPARHATVKSSAVVPGQWKNLDRNFRFFLLSVFLFTLGNSADAFLLLRLTNSGVEPAWIALLWSLHHVVKTTSTYYGGRVSDRLGRRPMIVVGWIYYAVIYGGFALIDGTTALIAIFLAYGAYFGFCEPSERALIADLAPTELRGTAFGVFHFIVGIGALPASALFGLIWKYWGSSAAFLTGAVLALLASITLFLIKIKQ; this is encoded by the coding sequence ATGATTTCGCCGACGGTCTTCGTGCTCGGCGTCGTCAGCCTCCTGACCGACCTTTCGAGCGAAATGATCTACCCCCTCCTTCCGGTTTTTCTATCGAACGTTCTGGGTGCGGAAGCGGTCGCATTGGGCATGATCGAAGGGGTTGCCGAGGCCACCGCTTCGATTATGAAGGTTTTCTCCGGCATTTGGACCGACCGCGCCGGGAAACGAAAACCTCTGATCGTCTGGGGCTACGGCCTCGCCGGTTTTGCTCGGCCGCTCATCGGACTGGCCGGCGCCTGGCCCCACGTCCTTTTCCTTCGCTTCGCGGATCGAATCGGCAAGGGAATACGTACGTCCCCGCGGGATGCTCTCATTGCCGACGTTACGGAACCGGCGGATCGTGGGTCCGCTTATGGCGTTCAACGATCCATGGACCATATCGGCGGCGTTCTGGGGCCGCTCGTTGCCGCGGGGTGCATGTCGTTCTTCGGCATCCCTCTGCGAACCGTGTTCGTTCTCGCGGCGGTTCCCGCCGTGTTGGCCTTTGCAACGCTAATCTTTGGCGTTCGAGAACCGGCCCGCCACGCCACCGTGAAATCTTCGGCGGTTGTGCCCGGCCAATGGAAAAACCTCGACCGGAATTTTCGATTCTTTCTTCTGTCCGTATTTCTCTTCACGCTCGGTAATTCCGCCGACGCATTTCTCCTTCTGCGACTAACGAATAGCGGTGTGGAGCCGGCTTGGATTGCCCTGCTTTGGTCGCTTCATCATGTCGTCAAAACCACGTCGACGTATTACGGTGGAAGGGTTTCGGACCGCCTGGGTCGCCGCCCGATGATCGTCGTCGGTTGGATATATTACGCTGTGATATACGGCGGCTTCGCCCTCATCGACGGGACCACGGCGCTGATCGCAATATTTTTGGCCTATGGCGCATATTTCGGATTTTGTGAGCCGTCCGAGCGAGCTCTGATTGCCGACCTCGCTCCAACGGAACTGAGAGGAACCGCTTTCGGGGTTTTTCATTTCATCGTGGGAATCGGAGCTCTTCCAGCCAGTGCTCTATTCGGTCTCATTTGGAAATATTGGGGATCTTCCGCAGCATTTTTGACCGGAGCCGTCTTGGCTCTCCTCGCGTCAATAACCCTATTTTTAATAAAGATAAAACAGTAA
- a CDS encoding branched-chain amino acid ABC transporter ATP-binding protein, which yields KINEEGCTILLVEQNAHLALRLAHRGYVLETGRIILTDKANALLHNEAVRKAYLGE from the coding sequence AGAAGATCAACGAAGAAGGCTGCACGATCCTCTTGGTCGAGCAAAACGCCCACCTCGCGCTCCGCCTGGCCCACCGCGGCTACGTCCTCGAAACCGGCCGCATCATCCTCACGGACAAAGCCAACGCCCTCCTCCACAACGAAGCGGTTCGAAAAGCTTACCTGGGGGAATGA
- a CDS encoding DUF2723 domain-containing protein, translating to MSLLAFILLFALLVGSIVPYPGWFDAGELATAAHVLGVSHPSGHPAYLMVAKFFTFVPVGPIAFRIALSSAAAGILAAGLIFKWIVELEDEIRGGAPSSAAEISALCAGILILLVPSFAVQVIRCEVYALQTALSLGILLTCQRSLLRTDVRWTWLACFGFGVGMALQPLLTVVLAPAILFVALMNRKARWKAPGGGLLFSILGLAVVLYSPLRAVTDPSINWDAPVTLRRFWAAFTALDFRVFFHSPLNERAKADLQSASLWMVFTPALLACSVFGWIELWLHRKRMYAIWMFIVLFSALLPGFLKDFYLKNPDSHAYVALPIAIGLVLSTVGIQGFLRRLRLRDPLSTWVTVGVILGLMWPAIRKGPVTWRSEAGVEAEILSRHLDYAPAAGTIRVGSDHWLFPLWYRTYVEHRRPDVEIIGEGLMEAGWYRKQLAVRYGEERKENVWTETRRDSSNVQSVGYLLNQQGGNLPLRQEFARACAAGRRNDPMEIRGSICAHVVSTAFSALENAAPNPRAGLPFLEEYFGIHSNPRPCEMRERVKLPYPLARDRVSDFLMEPARVRTTLALYYLQCGWHAQALSLLSDSFDANDLDATLLRAFIYLSTGRTVQAQEELAQVRTFDQPRKGILAVAKSTTWFLSGERSKASMEYERARKLLGENDAAVQNLKKQFLID from the coding sequence ATGAGCCTTTTGGCCTTCATTTTGTTGTTCGCTCTCCTCGTGGGATCTATCGTTCCCTATCCCGGCTGGTTCGATGCCGGGGAACTTGCGACCGCGGCGCATGTTCTTGGTGTAAGCCACCCCAGCGGTCACCCCGCGTATCTCATGGTCGCGAAGTTTTTCACGTTCGTACCGGTGGGTCCGATCGCGTTTCGAATCGCGCTTTCGTCGGCAGCGGCGGGAATCTTGGCGGCAGGATTGATCTTCAAATGGATAGTAGAACTTGAAGACGAAATTCGGGGCGGCGCTCCATCCTCGGCCGCCGAAATCAGCGCTTTGTGTGCCGGGATTCTAATCCTGTTGGTTCCGTCGTTCGCGGTTCAAGTGATCCGATGCGAGGTTTATGCGTTACAGACCGCTCTTTCCCTGGGGATTCTTCTGACGTGTCAGAGGTCGCTGCTTCGAACCGACGTGCGCTGGACTTGGCTGGCCTGTTTTGGGTTTGGAGTCGGTATGGCGTTACAGCCGCTGCTAACGGTGGTTTTGGCTCCTGCTATTCTATTCGTGGCACTTATGAATCGAAAGGCGCGCTGGAAGGCGCCGGGGGGCGGACTTCTGTTTTCGATTCTGGGCCTGGCGGTCGTTCTCTATTCGCCTTTACGAGCCGTCACCGATCCCTCGATTAATTGGGACGCTCCAGTGACGCTGAGGCGCTTCTGGGCCGCCTTTACGGCCCTGGATTTTCGCGTCTTTTTCCATTCACCGTTGAATGAGCGGGCAAAGGCGGATCTTCAATCGGCGAGTTTGTGGATGGTGTTTACGCCCGCGTTGCTCGCCTGTTCGGTGTTCGGATGGATCGAACTGTGGCTCCACCGGAAGCGGATGTACGCCATCTGGATGTTCATCGTTCTTTTCTCCGCCCTCCTGCCCGGTTTTTTGAAGGACTTTTATCTTAAAAATCCGGACTCCCATGCGTACGTCGCTCTGCCCATCGCAATCGGATTGGTTCTCTCAACCGTGGGAATACAAGGCTTCCTGCGACGCCTTCGGCTCCGTGATCCGTTGTCCACGTGGGTTACAGTCGGCGTAATCTTGGGCTTGATGTGGCCGGCCATTCGTAAGGGACCGGTGACATGGCGTTCGGAGGCCGGGGTGGAGGCGGAAATCTTAAGCCGCCATCTGGACTACGCACCCGCAGCGGGGACGATTCGTGTGGGGAGTGATCACTGGCTCTTTCCGCTCTGGTATCGAACGTATGTCGAACATCGCCGCCCCGATGTGGAGATCATCGGCGAGGGATTGATGGAGGCAGGTTGGTACCGAAAACAGCTTGCCGTCCGATACGGTGAGGAGCGGAAGGAGAATGTTTGGACGGAAACGCGGAGAGACAGTTCGAATGTCCAATCGGTCGGTTATCTTTTGAATCAACAAGGCGGAAACCTTCCCTTGCGTCAAGAATTCGCGCGCGCGTGCGCGGCCGGCCGGCGGAATGATCCGATGGAGATCCGCGGATCGATTTGCGCCCACGTGGTCTCGACGGCGTTTTCAGCGCTTGAAAACGCGGCGCCGAATCCGCGAGCCGGTTTGCCGTTTCTCGAGGAATATTTTGGTATTCATTCGAATCCAAGGCCGTGTGAAATGCGGGAACGCGTGAAACTTCCTTATCCTCTCGCCCGCGACCGCGTGAGCGATTTTCTCATGGAACCGGCGAGAGTTCGGACCACCTTGGCGCTTTATTATCTTCAATGCGGATGGCACGCGCAGGCGCTCAGCCTTTTGTCCGATTCGTTCGATGCAAACGACCTGGACGCCACGCTTCTTCGGGCGTTTATCTATCTTTCAACGGGTCGGACAGTGCAGGCGCAAGAAGAATTGGCCCAGGTGCGCACGTTTGACCAACCCCGCAAAGGAATCCTCGCTGTTGCGAAATCGACGACTTGGTTTTTGTCCGGGGAAAGATCGAAGGCGAGCATGGAGTATGAGCGTGCCCGGAAGTTGTTAGGAGAGAACGACGCCGCCGTTCAAAATCTTAAGAAGCAGTTTCTTATAGACTAG
- a CDS encoding P1 family peptidase, translated as MTDIAGIRVGHSMDRKGCTGVTVIRFGREGAAAACETRGGAPGTRETDVLAPGNLVQRIHAIVLAGGSAFGLDAAAGVMRRLEKEKIGYRTPAGVVPIVPAAIIYDLAIGQSKIRPDGRMGEAACRNASRREVAQGNIGAGFGATVGKILGMGWAMKGGLGSASLRIQGGTVVAALVIVNALGDVVDPRTGRILAGARGERKGEFLDTEKFFLTERAPRVHGRTNTTIGVVAVDADYDPSDLFKMAQMAHDGISRSTRPSHTLFDGDTIFSLSVPRGRRQKPSLTAVGAAMACVVERAIVNAVECARSVQGIPARNDDIWRSTKAGQTSLSRSLQRSEHPPLTQRRESAR; from the coding sequence TTGACCGATATCGCCGGGATTCGAGTCGGTCATTCAATGGATCGCAAGGGGTGCACGGGGGTCACCGTGATTCGGTTCGGCCGTGAAGGAGCAGCCGCCGCTTGTGAGACCCGCGGCGGAGCGCCGGGCACTCGGGAAACCGACGTATTGGCGCCGGGGAATTTGGTCCAACGGATTCACGCCATCGTTCTTGCGGGGGGAAGCGCCTTCGGTCTCGACGCGGCGGCCGGAGTCATGCGCAGACTCGAAAAAGAAAAGATCGGTTACCGGACCCCGGCCGGGGTCGTACCGATTGTGCCGGCGGCGATTATTTACGATTTGGCGATCGGACAATCGAAGATTCGGCCCGACGGTCGAATGGGGGAGGCAGCTTGCCGGAACGCTTCGCGAAGGGAGGTAGCGCAGGGAAACATCGGGGCTGGATTCGGCGCGACTGTGGGAAAGATTCTGGGGATGGGGTGGGCCATGAAGGGAGGCCTCGGATCGGCGAGTCTTAGGATCCAGGGCGGTACCGTTGTGGCGGCATTGGTGATCGTAAATGCGTTGGGAGATGTCGTCGATCCGAGGACTGGAAGGATACTCGCCGGCGCCAGAGGAGAGCGGAAGGGCGAGTTCTTGGATACCGAGAAGTTCTTCTTGACCGAGCGGGCACCGCGCGTGCATGGCCGAACGAACACAACGATCGGCGTCGTGGCTGTCGATGCGGATTACGACCCGAGCGATCTCTTCAAAATGGCTCAGATGGCGCACGATGGGATCTCCCGTTCAACCCGTCCGTCCCACACTCTATTCGACGGCGACACGATCTTTTCGCTCTCCGTTCCGCGGGGCCGGAGGCAAAAGCCGTCGTTGACCGCGGTTGGAGCGGCCATGGCTTGTGTCGTGGAGCGTGCGATCGTCAATGCCGTGGAATGCGCACGTTCGGTTCAGGGAATCCCCGCCCGAAACGACGACATTTGGAGGTCGACTAAGGCTGGCCAAACGTCTTTAAGTAGATCTCTTCAGCGCTCCGAGCATCCGCCTCTAACGCAACGTCGAGAGTCGGCCCGCTAG
- a CDS encoding amino acid permease has protein sequence MRETRETATMLKRLFRTKSLDAFDRDIADTSHGLKRVLGPIDLIALGIGAIIGAGIFATVGTAAAGDAVRLGAGPALILSFLVTGIACGFAALCYAEFAAMVPIAGSAYTYSYATLGELLAWIIGWDLIIEYAIGNVAVAISWSGYFRALLSGFGLEIPNWLATDFRSAYALASGVNPMSFSEKLQAFTAQNWSVFRSPEILQSAPQIFGYPLTVNLPAAAIVLALTVILVWGVKESARFNTGMVIVKLITLGFFVVVGVWYIKPENWTPFIPNGWAGVSAGAAIVFFAYIGFDAVSTTAEETRNPARDMPIGIIGSLLICTLIYVVVAAVITGIIPWNQLNVPDPLYMAFKMIGKDTSAGIVAFGSVVAHTAVLFVFQLGQPRIFFSMARDGLLPAKFAAVHPKFRTPHVATIITGVFVAVFAAFASLDEMVDLTNIGTLSAFVLVCAGIIVLRKKDPKRKRPFRCPWSPWIPLAGMFSCFYLMIELPWVTWRRFGIWLLVGMVIYLSYGLHRSKLNPHSPR, from the coding sequence GTGCGCGAAACACGGGAGACCGCCACGATGCTTAAACGCCTGTTCCGAACCAAAAGTCTCGACGCTTTCGACCGCGATATCGCCGACACGAGCCACGGCCTGAAACGGGTTCTCGGCCCAATAGACCTGATCGCACTGGGGATCGGCGCCATCATCGGGGCCGGAATCTTCGCCACCGTCGGAACGGCTGCGGCCGGAGACGCGGTTCGCTTGGGTGCCGGGCCCGCCCTGATCCTTTCGTTTCTTGTGACCGGGATCGCCTGCGGCTTCGCGGCGCTCTGTTACGCGGAGTTTGCGGCGATGGTGCCGATCGCCGGGAGCGCCTATACTTATTCCTACGCTACATTGGGAGAGCTTCTGGCCTGGATTATCGGCTGGGATCTCATCATCGAATATGCCATCGGAAACGTCGCCGTCGCGATCTCCTGGTCCGGATACTTCCGCGCGTTATTGAGCGGATTCGGGCTTGAAATTCCCAACTGGCTCGCCACCGATTTTCGGTCGGCGTACGCCCTGGCTTCGGGGGTCAATCCGATGTCCTTCTCGGAAAAGTTGCAGGCGTTTACCGCCCAAAACTGGTCGGTGTTTCGATCGCCCGAAATTCTTCAGTCGGCGCCGCAGATATTCGGATATCCCCTCACGGTGAATTTGCCTGCGGCCGCGATCGTCTTGGCCTTGACCGTCATTCTCGTCTGGGGCGTCAAGGAGAGCGCCCGGTTCAACACCGGAATGGTCATCGTGAAATTGATTACGCTCGGTTTTTTTGTGGTCGTCGGAGTTTGGTACATTAAACCCGAGAACTGGACTCCGTTTATACCGAACGGCTGGGCGGGTGTATCGGCGGGGGCGGCCATCGTCTTCTTCGCGTATATTGGATTCGATGCCGTTTCCACGACGGCGGAGGAAACACGAAATCCCGCGCGCGACATGCCGATAGGCATCATCGGATCTTTATTGATTTGCACATTGATCTATGTCGTCGTCGCGGCCGTCATCACGGGGATTATACCCTGGAATCAATTGAACGTTCCCGACCCGCTGTACATGGCGTTTAAGATGATCGGCAAGGACACATCCGCGGGGATCGTCGCTTTCGGCTCCGTCGTGGCTCATACGGCGGTTCTTTTCGTCTTTCAGCTCGGCCAGCCCCGAATCTTTTTCTCCATGGCGCGCGACGGTCTCCTTCCGGCGAAATTCGCCGCCGTTCATCCGAAGTTCCGGACGCCGCACGTCGCGACGATCATTACCGGAGTTTTCGTCGCTGTGTTTGCCGCATTTGCCTCATTGGACGAAATGGTCGATTTGACGAATATCGGAACGCTTTCCGCTTTCGTTCTCGTCTGCGCGGGAATCATCGTTCTTCGAAAGAAGGATCCGAAGCGGAAGCGCCCGTTCCGATGTCCCTGGTCCCCGTGGATTCCGTTAGCGGGGATGTTTTCCTGTTTCTATCTCATGATCGAGCTTCCCTGGGTCACCTGGAGGCGGTTTGGAATCTGGCTGTTGGTCGGGATGGTAATTTATCTGTCGTACGGCCTGCACCGGAGCAAACTCAACCCTCATTCCCCCAGGTAA
- a CDS encoding FKBP-type peptidyl-prolyl cis-trans isomerase translates to MDKKTVTELKIEDMKKGTGAEATSGKSVSVHYTGWLTDGKKFDSSVDRGQPFEFTLGAGQVIKGWDQGVAGMKVGGKRKLTIPPTLGYGERGAGGAIPPNATLVFDVELLGVK, encoded by the coding sequence ATGGATAAGAAAACGGTCACGGAACTCAAAATTGAAGATATGAAGAAGGGGACGGGCGCGGAAGCGACCAGCGGAAAAAGTGTTTCGGTCCACTACACCGGTTGGCTGACCGACGGCAAAAAATTCGATTCCTCCGTCGATCGAGGCCAGCCCTTCGAGTTCACGCTTGGGGCCGGCCAAGTCATCAAGGGCTGGGATCAGGGAGTAGCCGGCATGAAAGTCGGCGGAAAACGAAAACTGACGATTCCGCCGACCTTAGGGTACGGCGAGCGAGGAGCCGGAGGTGCGATTCCTCCGAACGCTACGTTGGTGTTTGACGTCGAGCTCCTCGGCGTCAAGTAG
- a CDS encoding glycosyltransferase family 39 protein produces MNTEMPREEFFVEARGDDIMIEVTRWNLSIASVLLGAFWLLHSWWIPWSQDEGLYLLASQQLSRGWILYKDFAFQQMPLYPFLLQGWQVIFGHGLHSGRLFSFLWVILLGFAFWIVCRKRGMPPEMGLACFVLLLIHPLGWRYLPLVKPHALSLACAGLGWIFLEETSDNSTRERNLVHLGSGFLIGTALNTRLLFAPFALIALIFYIRTLRGIALYILGLGLTSVLSIYFLIRYPDQTLFNWFGYHQLRGSLATWHQWGAQIHSFFGAFSYWQWGPLFLLALLGTAVAFHERSSCKASMRYLVAATIIALPAFRLVPLYDEYFLPFLFFFLIAVFALAERHSVIRWVTLASVAIGFLALTPDIAADIRTALGPPDRELMNGVRAVARVAAAIRHYSEPDTPILAWWNGYVVSSERDPFPKVTEGLGVIKMAGKLSKEQSNTYRVATIEEIQEGIRACRAPLVVTGLATPSGFIEILEANYEKLETVEGAGIYRPFRCPPSL; encoded by the coding sequence ATGAACACCGAAATGCCCAGAGAGGAATTCTTTGTGGAAGCGCGCGGGGATGACATCATGATCGAAGTGACACGTTGGAACTTATCGATTGCGTCGGTCCTGCTCGGAGCTTTTTGGCTTCTCCATTCGTGGTGGATTCCCTGGAGTCAAGATGAGGGGCTCTACCTGCTGGCCAGCCAACAGCTTAGCCGAGGCTGGATTCTTTACAAGGACTTCGCCTTTCAACAGATGCCGCTCTACCCCTTTCTCCTTCAAGGGTGGCAGGTGATTTTTGGACACGGGCTTCATTCCGGCCGTCTCTTTTCCTTTTTATGGGTCATCCTACTCGGTTTTGCCTTTTGGATCGTTTGTCGCAAGAGAGGAATGCCTCCGGAAATGGGACTGGCGTGCTTCGTTCTTCTCCTCATTCATCCCCTGGGCTGGCGATATCTTCCGCTCGTAAAACCTCATGCGCTCTCGCTCGCCTGCGCCGGTTTGGGCTGGATTTTTCTCGAAGAAACATCCGACAACTCCACTCGAGAACGGAATTTGGTCCATTTGGGCAGCGGGTTTCTCATAGGTACTGCGCTCAATACCCGTCTCCTTTTCGCACCGTTCGCTTTGATCGCCTTAATTTTTTATATTCGGACCCTTCGAGGGATCGCTCTCTACATCCTTGGACTTGGATTGACGTCTGTCCTCTCGATTTACTTCTTGATCCGTTATCCCGATCAAACGCTCTTTAATTGGTTTGGTTATCATCAACTTCGCGGTTCGCTCGCTACCTGGCATCAATGGGGAGCTCAGATTCACTCTTTCTTTGGAGCTTTTTCTTATTGGCAATGGGGGCCCCTTTTTCTCTTGGCGCTTCTTGGAACCGCCGTTGCTTTTCACGAACGATCCTCATGCAAAGCTTCGATGCGATACCTCGTCGCGGCGACCATTATCGCGTTGCCGGCATTTCGCCTAGTGCCTTTGTACGACGAATACTTTCTCCCATTTCTCTTTTTCTTCCTGATCGCGGTTTTTGCCTTGGCCGAACGCCATTCCGTCATCCGATGGGTAACGCTCGCTTCCGTGGCGATCGGATTCCTCGCTTTGACACCTGATATCGCCGCCGATATCCGGACCGCCCTGGGTCCGCCCGACCGTGAACTGATGAACGGCGTTCGGGCGGTGGCTCGCGTAGCCGCAGCCATTCGACATTACTCCGAACCGGATACGCCGATTTTAGCTTGGTGGAACGGTTACGTCGTTTCCTCGGAACGAGATCCATTTCCAAAAGTCACGGAGGGGCTTGGTGTCATTAAGATGGCCGGGAAACTCTCCAAGGAGCAAAGCAATACCTATCGGGTTGCAACGATTGAGGAGATTCAAGAAGGAATTCGAGCGTGCAGGGCTCCTCTTGTCGTGACGGGACTGGCCACGCCTTCCGGATTCATCGAAATACTGGAAGCGAACTATGAAAAACTCGAAACCGTGGAGGGAGCCGGCATTTACCGGCCCTTCCGTTGTCCCCCTAGTCTATAA